The genomic window TTTGAGAGCACTTCCTTTTGGCTTGACTGGGACCACGTACCCCCCTTCACCGTTTCGCAACATGCAGAATGCTACAGTGTTGGACCCTGGATGCGTCTTAGAGGATGGCTTCTGGGATGAATCACGTTGCGACGTTGTGACTCTAGAAGAAGACGGCGAAAGACTCGTCGATGACTTGCATTTTGCTTTTGATTTCACATCATTTGTCAATGTCTCGCATGTAAAAGCTTTGGGATTGGTATATATATTGTCCAAACGTTTACTCCCAGGATCAAAGGAAGCGCTAGAGGTATAACAAACTCGCGTTTGGTAATAAGACGTATGGGGTGGTGTAAATGACGAGTTTTTAAATTGACATCCAACATCTCTGATATATATAACGCTTGCATCAGTTGCATCCTCTTTTGCCGCATCATTAGGCTCATGCTTTGGATAATCATATTGACAAGATTTTGTTGCAAAGTCGAATTGCTTTGCATTTAATGGTGGAACTTGACACGATAAGTGAGTTTGATTTACGTGATATGCTCGAGGATCAAATGCATTGGATTTTTGGGATATATTATGGGGTTGTAACAATTTATATTGACTTACAGGAAAACATTTAAGTGTAGGAAAGtagcatttttttgttttttcctcgTTATCTATGTAATGTTTTGTCGTTTCGTCATACTGCAGGTTTTTACAAAATGGAATGCATAGGGGCAGATTAACACACCGAGGGCGATGACTGCAAGGTGTTATGCACTCACAATTGGCTTTTAAGACATTGTTCCTTTGACATGAAGGGACTACAGTGCATGGAGGATAATGTTTGCAGGCTTTAGTCATTTTAATGAAGCGAGGCGTCGTTTTCTTGGGGATATTCTGCTTTATACTAGACGCGTCAAAATTTACTTTGGGTAGTATTTGACAAAGTGGTACCATCTCGCAGCCATGTGGACATTCTTTTGAAATTTCAATTATTGGCTGATATCTGTCTTTTGAGCCCGCCATACAGGTGAACTCAGATTCCGATTTAAGATCCGTTTTGGGTTGAACTGTACTCGCTTCATCTTCTGTACTGACAGTCAATTCTATATGTCCTTGACAGTTAGGACACCTCACAGCCCTTACTTTTTTTGGGTTCAATCTAACTTTATTTGTTACAACGTTCACGAGCTTGACTCTACTTTTGCGGGAGTTTGATATCTGACTATGACTCATTTTTGCAATATCGTATGCAtccaaaattaaaatacaagacgTGTCATTTTTTGAAAGATTTACTGCATATTTTTCGCCTAGTCCATCGCCGCTCATGCGTGTAAGTTTGTCTTCCATTTCCAAGTGAGTTTTATTCATGGTCGTCATGTTTGTTATTGCTTCTTTTCTGTAGGTTGAAGTTGTTCTCTGTTTAGCTACAGACTTGCTTGTTTTGGCCTTAGTAGCTGTATCATTGTATTTGCAAGTACAACCAAGCCTATCTATATTACAATGACATGAATCTTTAATGCGTTTCTCGTGAtcctttttgtttgttttatggccTTCAAATTTTACATGCTCGGTCTGATAAGAGACATAATTTTCAACTCCAGTATTAGTATCTAGAGATTGTGTATTTTGAGGACCTGTCGGGTTACTACTACTTTCAGTGTCTTCAATATTATCTTTCAAACATATTCCTGATGACTGTACACAGTCATGgagaaaataattttttaccgtatttaaaTTTTCTTCTTTTTGATCGCATGTATTTAAATTGGGTTTAATGTGTGTAGTGCATTCCTGAACAATAAGTACAGGCTCAGAAGGTGCTCTTGGCCACTCGTTGCCTTTCCTATTAAGTGCCTTGAATATGTTAAACGTCGATAAACCTACGTCTTCGTAGCTGTAAGAATTTCCCTTGGCGACACTGTCCAAATCGTAGAACAAACTACTGCCAGAAGCTGCCATTACACACGACTCACTGGTACATTGTTTATTAAGTGTATAAAAGCGTTCATAAGTGACATATTCTTCTTCATTGATTACCATGATACTGattgtttctttcttttctgAGTGTGGGATCCTAAAATGTATATGCTCCTGGAACTTATGTCGGATCTACCTCCAGATCAGTTCTGGAGGTAGACTTTTCTATAGAGATATCGTAATCAAATCAAACTGATCATAGAACACTAaactttgaaatttggaattatacttaattttaattatgatatttttaaaaatgtttcacATATATTATCGTTACAactcttatttaatttaaaatacttttgtatttttacatatttttatttagtcttCTTGACATTTCGTGACaagtttttattcgtttttcaGTGATTTGTAAGACTTTGTATTCTTTTTCAGTTTCTATGTAATAGGTTTAGTCAAAAGTTTAGTCTTctaggggaacgcctgttaatgttTACCAATGTCTactcctcagaataatgactaacaaagaagccgggcaaaaataaaagcttggtaaaagatatcgtattcacaacacgttattactttttgtctatgagtgagtgagacaacaatccgcaagttctttcgtttttttcagtattgtcataagatgaactgagggaaatgtcaaatggtcctatgtggttctataatataatccagccaaataaaatataagttcgttatttcacaggtaggtgtcaactgtaacaacttgacatagtcgtattattttagttgaaatatttcgggatgtttcagcggtcatcttggtttattttaattatattcttgctattcctgaaagattgttggaaaacgtgttgagtttttatttgtaatggtttgaagttccctttgtgataatgtcttgtgtgatcgagggctgtaaatcgcatacaggaagaaaagaaaatacgcacgaaccgataacctttaatcggtgagttttgttcaattttgaagaaattaatttataggacctgaccctaaacatagaaatcgatatattgtttatgtaattattacttgcattcaagtctatatagatttttgcataaattttcgaacttttctgctaagtatgaaaggttatatttttggcatagtgatgtatcgacctcagatcaataacctatcgacatttacagctttcttatagtttggcccaggactgtctcattttaattgatgagtacagttaagggcataaatatatatacattcccaaagtctcaaaaatatgtgtacgctcagacaataaaatcgtgttcacatatttttaagccatttgtctggatcgatatttttgccttcgactgtacctatagttttctttgttcttacttactgacagattgtgtttgccagactatagtttaatactaaaaaccggtcaagtgcgggtcggacgcgcgcaccaaggggaccgtactttttagtatttgttgttatagcggcaacagaaatacatcatctgtgaaaatttcaactgtctagctatcacggttcatgagatacagcctggtgacagacagacggacagcgaagtattagtaatagggtcccgtcttaacccctttgggtacggaaccctaataaaaaagacattaatgatcattgatgaatgttccttttattaatattgttggtcacaaaactcaactttttatttcagatttacaaAGGACgagtaataggggatattactacaatgttctgccaccagagtgcagcactagcttttttagtgcaccgtatcgtaacttattcatactgtacctttaacaggtttttgacaagttttcaggggacctaccggaaaactcgaatccgaaattttctttatctagctgcctctttatcgctcgaatacgcaagagtgagagagatgttagataacgaaagttcgattttcttgtttcgcgatagaccctcagattgtgatagtggcgccacctacgccgagtttcgcgtaatattccctattattaaataaataaaaaaatattacacgaacgttttttttttcatttcctatttggtacagtcagctgcagagaaaaggtaccccacgtccatactaatttacagaactttgtatgcagggggggggtgccttttttctgcagctgactgtacatgactagaaactatacttagtcttttagcattagaaaaaacggtaaaccatttgtctttttattgacaagtttttttataaatatagcaatattttacttatgaaagcaaaagtatgtaaatgatcgtatattatatttgttgtgacttattttcaaagtgtttttcgataaaacgacacgttaagatcgctcgccttctttctaatgataaaaaaacgagaggtatagttagacggttctgagtggtagactgcaaatgagataaaagctatattaggtacatgcattaatcctcatatcaggcggctctttgattccaaggattgcataatttttatactttttaatgatttttagaatatgaaaattataaaaagtataaaagttatgcaatccttgtattccacgcatttcatttcatttcaacgagccgcctgctacagatttcttgaaattgacgcgttttttcaggttcaactttcattggccagactattatcattttgccaatttcgtgattattcttttacacggcacataaacttatgcataatttatcgatataaaaagtcgacacaattacatccctagcaaattatcaaacttatgacaccgtacgtaaatgagaaataacaagcatatatgcatctcttttcggcacattatctaattcgtaaggaagtaaagtacgggtatacatatttgcgaagcatttttgcccgacttctatgctttagtcattattctgaggtctaCTCCGTTTGTTTATACCGTCCTAGTCTAGTAATGATGTGaaaccataaataaataaaataggttaaACTTAGGTGTAAAGTGTCAAATATGTGTCAAGCCATCGTAAACATATCTTACTCTAGCTAAATCATGCAAATTTAGGCTCTCGTTTAGGGCAATGCAAAATAAATCTTATGTAAATTGCTATTCTTACAAAACATGTCAGTATTTACCTCAAAAACGGACTTATTATCTTCATTGTTACAGGTTTCCACATGGCGCCAAAACTATCGAGGATGTTCCCTGAATCCTGCCTTCTAATCTTCGTGGGTGTCCTCATCGGTGCCTTGCTGCTAAGCACGCACAGTGTCCACGTCCAACCACTTACTCCAGACACCTTCTTTCTCTACATGTTGCCGCCTATTATACTTGATGCTGGTTACTTTATGCCGAACAGACTGTTCTTTGATCATCTTGGAACTATACTGCTGTTCGCTGTGGTGGGAACGGTGTTTAACACGCTAACTATAGGTAAGATTTTTCGATTCGGAAataaatttttcccctcactagctcggaaagttgtcttttatcctttaaaacaagcggggaaaaacgcattttatccactagtggggaaagtaatttgaccttggatggagcgtgtttaagtagcttgacagataacaaaacgtaaaacgctcataataatgattcgtttgatattaattatcattaaaaaaatgggttgagaatctaataaaaaataccaaatttagcttttttaatgattttgtcataaaccttaaagttccataagaaacgtttgttttttaataatgatgttaaatataattctgaacgcacaagttgagtcgatgcaatttcaaaacgcatcattgacatttcatacgtcagaaatgtcaacattgtcaacaaaatttttacttaaaaacttctcacgtaaaaatacagaatttccagagttttttgttataatatcgtaaaaaaatgagtgatttaagtgatgaagatgatctaacgcctgtggatgttgcactttcctcgctatagtgaggtgaaaagttttgtgttacacacgggtgcaaatgtattttacttctcgtatgttgaaacacttgctacgctcaggattctattttagaaccactcgcttagCTCGtgattcaactatagaatcctttcgcttgctcgtgtttcaattccacactcgcgggtaaaatacaactttgcacccttgtataacaaataactattgcattGGAGATTTGGAGATAACAAGAAATGGACAGATATTGAGACTATTAGTACATTACGTTTGTTTAGATGTGATTAAAATGTTTTGTGCATTTTATTCAGACAATATTCATTTGTGGGAAAGTATAGATGCTTTCTCTTACGACCTCGGGTTGATAATTCTTCAGTAATGATGGTATTCCACCTATCCAATTTATTTGTGCAATGTGTATTGTGTCTCACATTTTGTTTTATGAGAGAATGAGGCGCAATGAGccaatgacattggacaaatGGAAAACCACCTTAAGAGCGtattcacattgtccgatccgatatcgaaaggaagtaaaatgtaagatatatgtgtttctctgtatttatttatgcatttaataaatcattattactaaaaaaaccgaacaagtgcgagtcggactcgcccaccgagggttccgtactttttagtatttgttgttatagcggcaacagaaatacatcatctgtgaaaatttcaatttcaaatttcTTGCTATCatggtccatgagatacagcctggtgacagacagacggacagacggacagtggagtcttagtaagagggtcccggccgtttttacccttccctaaaaacgataaataacgcaaaaaggcggatataatgccaatggcactctcctgcagctgtttttgtcaaaGGAGTCTTCGTCTTCCGGCATCCggtatcggaaaggcgcttccgacaaattcagccatgtcgaagccccccgtcagctgtcggaccgataatatttgcaTAATGCTTGATGTAGTGttcgtgaccgctaaagacggcgcccgggcgcgcccccgcagcctgactacgcggatgtcggatcctacatccgatatcggattggacaatatgaaaacgctctaacatGTTACAATTATCTTAAACTTCAATTGAGTCCTATCGAACTTATGCGTCGAAATCTGTCGAATACTCCACTAGCACGCCATACAAAATGCAAGCTGCCAATCAGTGATTTTTTCGCAAAGTGTTGTCTTGAATAGCCTGATGCTGCTAGCGACTTATTCGCCAGATCTGTCCTCACCTTTACACACACAAAGACAATGTTGAAGTAGGTATATCTAGGCTCTAGTAAAATCATTCAGCTTTCATGAGATAAACATCTTCTATATGTTAAGACTGTCAACTTTTATGGTTCTCTCAAAGTGCCTGTAAAACGTAGCGCTGTATCGTTAAAACTGAGGTGGCTCATACTAAATTTTACGCTTAGTGTGATAACAGTTTTATGGCTACATTGATAAGTATCAAGTGAATCTAATTAGTTATCTGGAAGTGACCAAACAAACTAGTAAGTATGCATAATTAGTTTTTGGTAAtacagaaataaatttatttttatgtgcaatTAACTTCAAAATAAACAgtattaaaacttattaaatatattaataatgggtcactcacgtattttaagtcgaaaaacgctcgacatgtttcactcagtaccgttaatatgtctgtgtctcacggaagttttgttactaaaaagtattaaaatttgtcgtaataaaattttattaaaatatatttatttaccaacacaAAATAAAGTGCAAGTACAGCGAGCTGTTAAAATGTCTTAaagacattataaataaatttattcataaagtggccatgcagtTTTAGGCCGTgtacaaaataacaataattaacacattcactgccagcgcgagctacgcgctatgACCATAGCCGATAATACGTATGTTCTGccttgtagcgaaaagcgcctatgAATAGAGAACCACCCACCACACCTATCGGGTCGCTAGGCAGGCTAGGCAGTGAATGTGTCAAACTTACTTGCCtttctggcgcagcgacccaaagtgtgtcttggcctccaacaaaTAATGTGTCAAagctaatttaaatttttgtaacCATAACCATACACGTTAATAAAACTTCTGTTTGAATCATAAACCGTAAAGATTTTACGTTTTCTTCCCAGGTGCCTCACTTTGGGCGTGCGGACAGACCGGCATGTTCGGCTGCACGACACCTCTCCTAGACATGTTCCTCTTCAGCGCTCTAATATCGGCCGTTGACCCCGTCGCTGTGCTGGCGGTCTTTGAGGAGATCCATGTGGATGAAGTCCTGTATATAGTGGTGTTCGGCGAGTCGCTATTGAACGACGCGGTCACTGTTGTGCTGTACCACATGTTTGAGGCTTACACGTAAGGATACTCtaaccttaagagtccccggcaagctcggttctctatacaaacgtagttacgctttcattttaaaacgactagctagattgctctgaaactttgtatttactttggatcaggtatatctaggtctgtaattagtttatgtagcttcagataccatagtaaaaaaatacagcgagtttaagtttttcatacagaaCTCGATTTTGctatattttgtttgttttatatactagagctgtataaactaattacaagcCTAAATATATATACCTCATATTATTGTACGTGCAAAGtcttattacaatccaacacgtagttttaaaatgagaacgaaactccgtttgtatgggaaggtgaaattcggccgagcctgccggggactcttaaatacctacctataaaagcGTTTTATAAGTTTTAGGATAAAAATGAATTTTCTTAATTACTTTATCGATGATCATGTTCTGCAATAAATAATTCTCTAAGTCGGTAATTCGCAGTTTCGTTGTATTGATAAAACGAAGCATATTAATGCGTTTAGAATGAGGTTTATTatgtttaggtaggtacttggtTTCCAAAATGGATAAATCTTATTGATTTCAGATTACTCTAAAATGTTTATGATATATGAGTATATGACCGATTTAAAAATTATGTGATAAAGTATGGTTTACCTTTACTCTATTCATGTGCAAGGTCTTTCAACATTAATATTTACATCCAAGACGCTAAAATCAAGTAGAAAGTACCGATAACATCAAGGCGATAAGTCGGTGAAGCAAATCGGTTTACCCGATCTCTGCAGTGAACAAATAAATTACTTCTATCAAAGTCGGACCTTCGGGAGAGTAAATGAATATTGGCACTATTGCCCTATTGGAGGATATTTGGATCACGTCTGGATGTCTCTAGCTACACTGTGCTATCGTGCTCTGATAACTCGTAGTTATACTTATGTTAATACATATCTACATGTATTTGATTTGAGATATTTTAGGATCTACATAACTACTAACGCGGAATAATCGGGATGGTCTAAATTGTCTAAAAGAAATGCAACTTTATTAGAaaaggtacttatattttgaattttgctTAAGAACAATTTTTTCTCATTAACTAGGTCCTACACCTGCTATTAATTACGCATTTGCATATATTATAGCACTATTTTCTCCCTGGATTGGATTCTTCAAAAATGTCAAATCAAAATACAGCGAGCTGCATAAGTGCATGCCCACTTCGTGAATGAATTCCATTAATAAAGTTGGTACcaatgcacttttgcagctttGTGTACATGAACTGTTTTAgatatgtacctactcgtacccaATCAATTGACACCTAATGTTTGGACTCCGCTTCTCCATTTCCTACAGATTTTTTTGCTCTTCAATTTTCAAAATGCTTGCCTAGACCATAGGCCAATGATCCAATGAATCGCGATCTCTAACTACAAtacactagtttttttttaaataataaaccttCCTTGTTTCAGCGAAATGGGTACATCCCGGCTAGTCTACACCGACTTCCTAGCAGGCTTCGCTTCATTCCTAGTAGTAGCGGTAGGCGGGACCTGCATAGGGGTGGTGTGGGGCTTCGCCACCGGCTTCGTGACCCGGTTCACCCACGAAGTCAGGGTTATAGAGCCCATCTTCATCTTCGTTATGGCGTACTTGGCGTATCTTAACGCGGAGATGTTCCATATGAGTGGAATTTTAGCGTGAGTATTTGTTCAGTGCGTGTTAGCGTGAGTGTGTTTATTGGGTTGTGTTACTTGTATCCGACAAAATGAGGAACGAAGGGACGGGGCTTTAGGGCGTACAGATGAAAACTATGATACTTAAAAAAGTATTAACAGGTTGTTTTCAGCAGTTGGTTAGATAAATTTGGTGTTAGCAGTCTGTTTTGATAGGTGCACGGTCTACAGAACTTCAGAATTACTAGTATTTAAGCAATGTAAAATATTCTGctaaataacaagaaaaaaattgcattatatttcacattttatctgaatttttaagtaggtaagtaccgtCAACATCAAATTGATAGTGACgaccaaagtggccaaatatataaatagaaaCTAGCCAATAACTGGCAGAATACGAGTATTGCGCAAGAACTGGCATaaactcgtgtcggaggccaagacctgGGCTGTTTGGGTTGCTGCGCTATTAAGTTAGTTAGAAACTAGTGTGCATcggcaatggggttggcaactgtcaaaggtttgcatagatggcgccatcatagtttgcccctttttctatgagatttggcttaaagggctataaaattaaaattccataaaaaaaattacacaattctagggattgacagtgcaaactgctaaatacttcgatcggccaaccccatttaccAAAAGCTCGTCACAGGGACATTATCGACCTTGATCTACACCACTGAATTCCACTTACACGTAGAAATTGGAACTGCgatttaaattactatacaaTCTGTTATCGACAGTCAACCGAACTGTTGTGGACTTAGTTAAGGGTAGGAAGGGTAGGTACCACGACACGACAACCGATTAGATTTACCCATGATCACCTAGAACAGCCATACTCTTTTTTTTATGAGGGCCACAAACTGTTTTGCCTTGTAGACCCGGACCGCAAGATGAAGGTGACGTTTGGATGGCaagatttatatatttaatcataattgtTCCTAATATTAATCGAGAGAAAATTATTCGAATGAAAAAAATTGTCGATGGAAATTAGTCGTCGATTAATTTAATCGCGACTAATATTAATCGAAACTCTTCGAATAAACTAATTAATCGTCACTTTTAATCGTCGctcgcgattttttttaaaattttaatcgttaatcgttattCGATTACAATTTGCCCAACTctaatatattatatgaatTATATCTGGAGATTTATATAGTATAcctaaaactattttatttatttatttatttattatgtttaatataccTAAAACTGTCCGGCGGACCGCAGGTTGAGTATCGCTGACCTAGAACTTAGATCGTAGTAAGTAAATCCAGGATATTCATCGTCCACTGTTTACTGAAAAGTCCGCAAGACacgacctaagccctcctacacgTACACCCGCAACTCGACTGGACAACTCCATTGCGCATGCTGTGACCGCATCTCATAAAGTATAAAGTCGTAAACCTTATCGCAAAAAACATAACGTCCACATATGTTCAGTTAAGACTGTTAGTGTTTCTGTTAGTACAAGAACATAATTTGCAACAAAGTAACCATTAACATTCTATTTCATTAGTTTCTAATAATTAATAGACGCTAACAACGTTCCACAAACAACTTTACTCGTGCATGTAGTTGTGTTCATTCCTATTTCCTGCTGTGATCGCCATCTGGACTAGATAAGCGATTAAAACTGTTCCGTCCCCCTTTCTACCCATTTCCTATTT from Cydia strobilella chromosome 11, ilCydStro3.1, whole genome shotgun sequence includes these protein-coding regions:
- the LOC134745534 gene encoding uncharacterized protein LOC134745534; translated protein: MVINEEEYVTYERFYTLNKQCTSESCVMAASGSSLFYDLDSVAKGNSYSYEDVGLSTFNIFKALNRKGNEWPRAPSEPVLIVQECTTHIKPNLNTCDQKEENLNTVKNYFLHDCVQSSGICLKDNIEDTESSSNPTGPQNTQSLDTNTGVENYVSYQTEHVKFEGHKTNKKDHEKRIKDSCHCNIDRLGCTCKYNDTATKAKTSKSVAKQRTTSTYRKEAITNMTTMNKTHLEMEDKLTRMSGDGLGEKYAVNLSKNDTSCILILDAYDIAKMSHSQISNSRKSRVKLVNVVTNKVRLNPKKVRAVRCPNCQGHIELTVSTEDEASTVQPKTDLKSESEFTCMAGSKDRYQPIIEISKECPHGCEMVPLCQILPKVNFDASSIKQNIPKKTTPRFIKMTKACKHYPPCTVVPSCQRNNVLKANCECITPCSHRPRCVNLPLCIPFCKNLQYDETTKHYIDNEEKTKKCYFPTLKCFPVSQYKLLQPHNISQKSNAFDPRAYHVNQTHLSCQVPPLNAKQFDFATKSCQYDYPKHEPNDAAKEDATDASVIYIRDVGCQFKNSSFTPPHTSYYQTRVCYTSSASFDPGSKRLDNIYTNPKAFTCETLTNDVKSKAKCKSSTSLSPSSSRVTTSQRDSSQKPSSKTHPGSNTVAFCMLRNGEGGYVVPVKPKGSALKGKCKNKFTIQRRQISKVLSNFWCRKQV